In a genomic window of Candidatus Cetobacterium colombiensis:
- the gap gene encoding type I glyceraldehyde-3-phosphate dehydrogenase codes for MAVKVAINGFGRIGRLALRLMMNNPEFEVVAINDLTDAKTLAHLFKYDSAQGRFNGTIEVIEGGFSVNGKEIKVLADRDPKNLPWGELNVDVVLECTGFFTSQEKAGLHLEAGAKKVVISAPATGDIKTVVYNVNHEILDGSETVISGASCTTNCLAPMANVLNNEFGVVEGLMTTIHAYTNDQNTLDGPHGKGDLRRGRAAAANIVPNTTGAAKAIGLVIPSLAGKLDGAAQRVPVITGSLTELVTVLEKPVTVAEINAAMKAAANESFGYTEEELVSSDIIGIEFGSLFDATQTRVMTVGDKQLVKTVAWYDNEMSYTAQLIRTLKYFVEISK; via the coding sequence ATGGCAGTTAAAGTAGCGATTAATGGATTCGGAAGAATTGGAAGATTAGCATTAAGATTAATGATGAACAACCCTGAGTTTGAGGTAGTAGCAATAAACGACTTAACAGACGCAAAAACTCTTGCTCACCTTTTCAAGTATGACTCAGCACAAGGTAGATTCAACGGAACTATCGAGGTTATCGAAGGAGGGTTCTCAGTTAACGGAAAAGAAATTAAAGTTTTAGCTGATAGAGATCCTAAAAACTTACCATGGGGAGAATTAAACGTAGACGTTGTTCTTGAGTGTACTGGATTCTTCACTTCTCAAGAGAAGGCTGGACTTCACTTAGAGGCTGGAGCTAAGAAAGTTGTTATCTCTGCACCTGCAACAGGAGATATCAAAACTGTAGTTTACAACGTAAACCACGAAATTTTAGACGGTTCAGAAACAGTAATTTCTGGAGCTTCTTGTACAACTAACTGTTTAGCACCAATGGCTAACGTATTAAACAACGAGTTTGGAGTTGTAGAAGGATTAATGACTACTATCCACGCTTACACTAATGACCAAAACACATTAGATGGACCACACGGTAAAGGAGATTTAAGAAGAGGAAGAGCTGCTGCTGCAAACATCGTTCCTAACACAACTGGAGCTGCAAAAGCTATCGGATTAGTAATCCCTTCATTAGCTGGAAAATTAGATGGAGCTGCTCAAAGAGTACCAGTAATCACTGGATCATTAACTGAGTTAGTAACTGTTTTAGAGAAGCCAGTAACTGTTGCTGAAATCAACGCTGCTATGAAAGCTGCTGCAAACGAGTCATTCGGATACACTGAAGAAGAGTTAGTATCTTCTGATATCATCGGAATCGAGTTCGGATCATTATTTGATGCAACTCAAACAAGAGTTATGACAGTTGGAGATAAGCAATTAGTTAAAACTGTTGCTTGGTACGATAACGAAATGTCTTATACTGCTCAATTAATAAGAACTTTAAAGTACTTCGTAGAAATTTCTAAGTAA